The sequence below is a genomic window from Alphaproteobacteria bacterium.
GACTATACCCAAGAAAGTCGTCGTAAGGTTTATCTCCATCCATTGGACAGCTTTCTAGATACTTTGGAAAAATGGTATGAATGCTTCCAGAAAAGTCCTCATAAGCTTCACATACTCTAGAAATTGTAATATTTTCTAGATATGTTCCAAAAATGGATAGAACGCCTCTGCGGTAATCATCTTTTACCACAAAATTCCATAATTCTTCATTTTGAGTGTGAAGCTGTAAAAGAGATTTCAATAAAGTATTACTGATATCCCCATGTAGCTTCAGAATTTCAAACCTTTCAGAAATATTTTCGAATCTAGAAAGTCTATTTTTAAGTGCTCCAAGACTTCCCGCGGTTTCTGAAATTGTAAAAATCCTTGTAGAGGTCCAAAGTTTTTCTATAGCGCCTGAAACGTTGACTACAGCACACCGTTCTCCAAAAAGTCTTTTAAGAGCCTGTTGAGTTTCTGTAGGTTGAGTTAAACCCATGACCGAAAACTCCCTAACGTGTTCTCTTAAGCGGACAATGGCTCTAGCTTCTTTCAGCATATTTTCTGTAACGGTTATAGATAAAGCATCCCCCTCTAAGGTGTGCACACTAAATCTTCCGTCTTCGTCTAGACTACGTACGGCACCATAGCTATTTAAAGCTATGAAAGACGCGAATATAAGAATGTGTTTTTTAAAATTAGGTTTCATATTTTCTCTCCATTGATATTAGTTTTGAGTACTTTCTTCTTGCCCGCGCTAAAAGTCAACAGTATTTCTCCATAAAAGAAAGTATATTTTTCTGATTTGTTCGGATCCATGAGGTTAACTTTCTTTCAACCTCAAAACACACCTCTTTCCCCAATATTCTGCTTTTTTTTGGACAAAAAATATTCTATGATACAAAAACATGGACAAACAGGCGAATCTTAAAGAAATTGTTTCCTTTCACAATGTGGACCTAGCTTTTGATGGGGATAGTAAACTTTTCTCAAAACTCAACCTACAAATTGAAAGTGGGAACTTTTACTTTCTAACAGGCATCAGCGGGGCTGGAAAATCTACCCTGCTAAAGATGATTTACCTTGCCTGCGGTCAAACGGGGGGGCACATTTCCGTCTTTGGGGAAAACACGAAAAACCTTTCTTTGAATGATGTGGCCTATATGCGCCGTCAGATGGGCATTGTATTTCAGGACTTTCGTTTGGTTTCTCATCTGAATGTTCTGGATAATGTCTCTTTGCCTCTTAAAATTCGGGGTGTTTCTTCAAAAAAATCAAGGAAACAAGCTGCTGAATTACTAGCCTGGGTTGGCTTGGAGGATTTTCTGGATCACCTGCCCCACACTCTTTCTGGCGGACAACAGCAACGGGTGGCCATTGCCCGCGCCGTTATTGCGCGCCCCAAACTATTGCTGGCGGACGAACCCACTGGAAACGTGGATGATGCTGCCGCCCTAAGAATTTTGTACCTGTTCGAAGAAATGCACAAGGCAGGAACAACGGTTATTTTGGCAACCCACAACAGGTCTTTGGCCAAACAGTTTAACCACTCTGAAATTTTTCTGCAAAAAGGGAAAAGCTATTTGATTCATCCTGCAAACCAAGGGGGAACTAATGCTGTATAATGATTTGCCCCTAAAGTCAGATCCTGCTAATCGCTTTTTGCCCTGGATTGTGGCACTGATGGTTTATTTGGCGACCCTGTCCTTGGTGATTGCCTTTTCTGTTAGCTCCCTGATCCAACAATGGGAAACAGGGTTTCAAAGCCATATTACCATTGAAATTCCCAGCAACCCTATGGCGAATCCCGGGTCGGCGCTCCAAGATCAAGTTATTCAAGACACCATTGCTCTGTTGGAAAAAATCCCTGAAGTCGGAAAAATAAAGATTCTTTCTGCCCATGAAATTCTGAAAAACCTAAATACATCCACCAATTTTGATGTGATGGATGATCAATTCTTACCCCGTCTGATTGACATTGAAATTGTTCAAAGAAATGACGTGGCTTTGGCTCAACTTAAGGAAAATTTAAGGATGATTTCATCCGATATTATTGTTGAGGATCACCTGGATTGGAAAGAGGGGCTCTTTGAACTAGCCCAATCCACCCAGATTATCAGCTTTTTGATTCTGGGAATTATTATTGCGGCCACTATGGGAACCATTGCATTCACATCACAAACCAGCCTGATCATTCACCGCCACATCATTGAGGTTCTGTACCTGATGGGCGCCACAGATC
It includes:
- a CDS encoding ATP-binding cassette domain-containing protein; the encoded protein is MDKQANLKEIVSFHNVDLAFDGDSKLFSKLNLQIESGNFYFLTGISGAGKSTLLKMIYLACGQTGGHISVFGENTKNLSLNDVAYMRRQMGIVFQDFRLVSHLNVLDNVSLPLKIRGVSSKKSRKQAAELLAWVGLEDFLDHLPHTLSGGQQQRVAIARAVIARPKLLLADEPTGNVDDAAALRILYLFEEMHKAGTTVILATHNRSLAKQFNHSEIFLQKGKSYLIHPANQGGTNAV